The following are encoded in a window of Bradyrhizobium guangdongense genomic DNA:
- a CDS encoding PAS domain-containing sensor histidine kinase, which produces MTVLSIIRDCLDALLHPSARYDALTRARHRAFMAPRLLGSLAAFAAFPVYLVLRGAPSAIEVAAFAWLIAPILLSWFLSRTGRYEGAHVLSSLALAGLIMAIAVTTGGIESFAAIWLVVVPLEAALSASRRVAAFASLLALSCIGLLILLGQFGWLPGGGLGAAERGAMMALGVASATLYAAGLAFGAESLARTGVTLLSREEERYRLLARNMSDVISRHQRNGAVQFVSPAAEAMLGMPVAQLLGHGLFDRVHVADRPAYLTALSDAARGDVRSVEFRLRREPVGSDRGQVDFIWVEMRCRPLDQELGRDPAHEAEVVAVMRDVTDRKLSEQALDQARSAAEAADAAKTRFLATMSHELRTPLNAIIGFSEMIAQEQTLMLAAGQRKEYAELINASGQHLLSVVNGILDMSKMESGNFEISAEPFAPRTSLLHCCNLLALKARENGVDLITDAPQDLPVMTGDPRAFKQIVLNLVANAIKFTERGGQVTVSASASASRLTLRVSDTGVGIAPEDLKRIGAPFFQCGKTYERRHEGTGLGLSIVKSLVALHLGELTVQSKLGEGTAVTVKLPLVYTPPQAKPAESKVATLTQAPRHEIQDQPAPVKKSA; this is translated from the coding sequence GTGACAGTTTTGAGTATCATCCGCGATTGTCTCGATGCACTGCTGCATCCCTCCGCGCGTTACGATGCGCTGACGCGTGCACGTCATCGGGCCTTCATGGCGCCCCGGCTTCTCGGAAGCCTGGCCGCCTTTGCCGCATTCCCGGTCTATCTCGTCCTGCGCGGTGCGCCGAGCGCCATCGAGGTCGCGGCCTTTGCCTGGCTGATCGCGCCGATCCTGTTGTCCTGGTTCCTGTCACGCACCGGCCGCTATGAAGGCGCCCATGTGCTGTCCTCGCTGGCGCTCGCCGGCCTGATCATGGCGATCGCGGTCACGACCGGCGGCATTGAATCGTTCGCCGCGATCTGGCTGGTCGTGGTTCCCTTGGAAGCTGCTCTCTCGGCCTCGCGCCGCGTCGCGGCCTTTGCGTCGCTGCTCGCACTGTCCTGCATCGGCCTGCTGATCCTGCTCGGCCAGTTCGGCTGGCTGCCGGGCGGCGGACTCGGCGCTGCCGAGCGCGGCGCGATGATGGCCCTGGGTGTCGCCTCCGCGACGCTCTATGCCGCGGGTCTCGCCTTTGGCGCGGAGTCGCTCGCGCGGACCGGCGTCACGCTGCTGTCGCGCGAGGAGGAGCGCTATCGTCTCCTGGCGCGCAACATGAGCGACGTGATCTCGCGCCATCAGCGCAACGGCGCGGTGCAGTTCGTCTCGCCGGCGGCCGAAGCCATGCTCGGCATGCCGGTTGCTCAATTGCTCGGCCACGGCCTGTTCGATCGCGTCCATGTCGCCGATCGTCCGGCCTATCTCACCGCGCTCTCCGACGCCGCGCGCGGCGACGTGCGCAGCGTCGAATTCCGGCTGCGGCGCGAGCCCGTCGGTTCCGATCGCGGTCAGGTCGACTTCATCTGGGTGGAGATGCGCTGCCGGCCGCTCGATCAGGAGCTCGGCCGCGATCCCGCCCATGAGGCGGAAGTCGTCGCCGTGATGCGCGACGTCACCGATCGCAAGCTGTCCGAGCAGGCGCTCGACCAGGCGCGCAGCGCGGCGGAAGCCGCCGACGCCGCCAAGACGCGCTTCCTCGCCACCATGAGCCACGAGCTGCGCACGCCGCTCAACGCCATCATCGGCTTCTCGGAGATGATCGCGCAGGAGCAGACCCTGATGCTGGCCGCCGGCCAGCGCAAGGAATATGCCGAGCTCATCAACGCCTCCGGCCAGCATCTGCTGTCGGTCGTCAACGGCATCCTCGACATGTCGAAGATGGAATCGGGCAATTTCGAGATTTCGGCCGAGCCGTTCGCGCCGCGCACCTCACTGCTGCATTGCTGCAACCTGTTGGCGCTGAAGGCGCGGGAGAACGGCGTCGACCTCATCACCGACGCGCCGCAGGACCTGCCCGTGATGACCGGCGATCCCAGGGCGTTCAAGCAGATCGTGCTCAATCTCGTCGCCAACGCGATCAAGTTCACCGAGCGCGGCGGGCAGGTCACCGTGTCTGCATCGGCATCCGCTTCGCGACTGACGCTGCGTGTCAGCGACACGGGCGTCGGCATTGCGCCCGAGGATCTCAAGCGCATCGGCGCGCCGTTCTTCCAGTGCGGCAAGACCTATGAACGCCGGCACGAAGGCACCGGCCTTGGCCTTTCGATCGTGAAGAGCCTCGTGGCGTTGCATCTCGGCGAATTGACGGTACAAAGCAAGCTCGGCGAAGGTACCGCCGTCACCGTCAAGCTGCCGCTCGTCTACACGCCGCCGCAAGCCAAGCCGGCCGAGAGCAAGGTCGCGACGCTGACGCAGGCGCCCCGTCATGAAATTCAGGACCAACCTGCTCCGGTGAAGAAAAGTGCCTAG
- a CDS encoding DUF5330 domain-containing protein, whose amino-acid sequence MRFLLRITFWLGLVLVLLPRDKTPESEKLPQIGAADAVQAATAAVSDMTQFCKRQPAACEVGGQAATIIGQRAQDGARKIYQIINEKKEQLGNEKAEKNEKKAPDRTGSIAAAGEGDAVTSEAPRDTLTQDDLALEWHGPETAN is encoded by the coding sequence ATGCGCTTTCTGCTTCGCATCACATTCTGGCTCGGGCTGGTGCTGGTGCTCCTGCCGCGGGACAAGACGCCCGAATCGGAGAAGCTGCCGCAGATCGGCGCCGCCGATGCGGTGCAGGCTGCGACCGCGGCCGTCTCCGACATGACCCAGTTCTGCAAGCGCCAGCCGGCGGCCTGCGAAGTCGGCGGGCAGGCCGCGACTATCATCGGCCAGCGGGCCCAGGATGGTGCGCGCAAGATCTACCAGATCATCAACGAGAAAAAAGAGCAGCTCGGCAACGAGAAGGCTGAGAAAAACGAGAAGAAGGCGCCTGATCGCACCGGCTCGATCGCGGCCGCCGGCGAAGGCGATGCGGTTACGAGCGAGGCGCCGCGCGACACGCTCACGCAGGACGATCTCGCCCTGGAATGGCACGGGCCGGAGACGGCGAATTAG
- a CDS encoding SufE family protein — protein sequence MTTIDEIRDNFELLDEWDDRYRYVIELGRTLEPMPEDEHSAENKVQGCVSQVWLQKLVDRDGGAAILRYRGDSDAHIVRGLVAIVLALYSGRTPQEILDTDAIAVFNEFGFRDHLTPQRSNGLRSMVERIKTDAKEALAEAS from the coding sequence ATGACGACGATTGACGAGATCAGGGACAATTTCGAGCTTTTGGACGAGTGGGACGACCGCTACCGGTATGTCATCGAGCTTGGCCGCACCCTGGAACCGATGCCCGAGGACGAGCATTCGGCCGAGAACAAGGTGCAGGGCTGCGTCAGCCAGGTCTGGCTCCAGAAGCTGGTCGATCGCGACGGTGGCGCGGCGATCCTGAGATATCGCGGTGACAGCGACGCCCATATCGTGCGCGGCCTGGTCGCGATCGTGCTCGCGCTCTATTCCGGCCGCACGCCGCAAGAGATCCTCGATACCGACGCGATTGCCGTGTTCAACGAGTTCGGCTTCCGCGATCATCTGACGCCGCAGCGCTCCAACGGCCTGCGCTCGATGGTCGAGCGCATCAAGACGGATGCGAAAGAGGCGCTCGCCGAAGCGTCGTGA
- a CDS encoding MucR family transcriptional regulator, translating to MSDAGPKNFIELTASIVSAYVGNNPTPAAEIPNLISQVHGALTRVSLGRTETTPLEPAKPAVSLKKSIAPDYLVCLEDGKRFKSLKRHLRTQYNMTPEQYREKWGLPADYPMVAPNYAVARSQLAKKMGLGQQQRKKGK from the coding sequence ATGTCGGATGCCGGGCCCAAGAATTTCATCGAGCTGACGGCGAGCATCGTGTCGGCCTATGTCGGCAACAACCCGACGCCCGCCGCAGAGATTCCGAACCTGATCAGTCAGGTGCACGGCGCGTTGACGCGGGTGTCGTTGGGCCGCACCGAGACGACGCCGCTCGAGCCGGCAAAGCCGGCGGTGTCGCTGAAGAAGTCGATCGCGCCCGACTATCTGGTGTGCCTGGAAGACGGCAAGCGCTTCAAGTCGCTGAAGCGCCATCTGCGCACCCAGTACAACATGACGCCGGAGCAATACCGCGAGAAATGGGGCCTGCCCGCCGACTATCCCATGGTCGCGCCGAACTACGCGGTGGCGCGCTCGCAGCTGGCCAAGAAGATGGGGCTGGGACAGCAGCAGCGGAAGAAGGGGAAGTAA
- a CDS encoding DUF308 domain-containing protein, which yields MSVALLIAGIFAVVAGLLAVAFGYSIRDFSLGSTLITSGTIGVCSGMLLVGLYVVLLELQAIARRLAATAAAPEVRVRPVLPGLAGSGAPAPEPFPAMRAEPSSPAAAPPWQAEVPTPARPRAEAAAEAEAPPPPPAAPEAPRRRNLMFASSSRKERERAETKTAESAPPQAQAEPTPPAAPHASFEDAWPKPDRARPPEPPAARRPPPRASSTFEPAVPQPAAPPPTPEPPAAEQPAVTVLKSGIVDGMAYSLYSDGSIEAQMPEGMMRFASIDELRAHLDQRGG from the coding sequence ATGAGCGTGGCTTTGTTGATCGCTGGGATTTTCGCCGTCGTGGCGGGCCTCCTTGCGGTCGCGTTCGGCTATTCGATCCGGGATTTCAGCCTCGGCAGCACGCTCATAACGAGCGGAACGATTGGCGTCTGCTCCGGAATGCTACTGGTCGGCCTCTACGTCGTCCTGCTCGAGTTGCAGGCCATCGCGCGCCGTTTGGCCGCAACCGCCGCGGCACCGGAGGTTCGCGTCAGGCCGGTGCTGCCGGGCCTTGCCGGATCGGGTGCGCCGGCGCCGGAGCCCTTCCCCGCGATGCGGGCTGAGCCGTCGTCACCAGCCGCCGCGCCGCCATGGCAGGCCGAGGTGCCCACACCCGCGCGCCCGCGCGCCGAGGCAGCGGCGGAAGCGGAAGCACCTCCGCCGCCGCCTGCAGCTCCGGAAGCGCCGCGCCGGCGCAACCTGATGTTCGCCTCGAGCTCCCGCAAGGAGCGTGAGCGCGCCGAAACCAAAACGGCGGAAAGCGCGCCGCCGCAGGCGCAGGCAGAGCCCACGCCGCCCGCTGCTCCGCACGCGAGTTTCGAGGATGCCTGGCCGAAGCCCGACCGCGCGCGGCCGCCGGAGCCGCCCGCGGCGCGTCGGCCGCCGCCGCGCGCCTCATCCACCTTCGAACCTGCTGTGCCTCAGCCTGCCGCGCCACCTCCGACGCCCGAGCCGCCCGCGGCGGAGCAGCCGGCGGTGACGGTGCTCAAATCCGGCATCGTCGACGGCATGGCCTATTCGCTCTATTCCGACGGCTCGATCGAGGCGCAGATGCCGGAGGGCATGATGCGCTTTGCATCGATCGACGAGCTGCGCGCCCATCTCGACCAGCGCGGTGGCTGA